The region CGGCCCTACAATACAGAGGGCGCATGAGCGGGCATTACAAAATGGCGTAACTTTGCGAAAGGTCCTTGCGCTTGTAAAGGAGATCAGACAAAGCTCTGAGGTCCCGCTGATTCTCATGACGTACTACAATCCGGTCTTTAAATTCGGCATCGAGGCATTTGCAAGGGAAGCATCCGTCGCAGGCGTTGACGGTGTAATAATCCCTGACCTGATACCTGATGAGGCGGATGATTTCATAAAGGCCGCGCGTCAATTCAAACTTGATACCATTTTCCTGCTTGCTCCAACAAGCACGCTGGATAGAATCAAGAAAGTCGTAAAGGCCGCAACGGGCTTTATTTACTATGTATCCATCACGGGCATCACCGGAGCAAAACTTTCAATCGGGGACCCGATGAAAGACACACTTGAAATTATTAGAAGCAATACAAGCAAACCGGTAGCCGTAGGTTTTGGAATTTCAACACCCGAGGAAGCTGCGGCAGTATCAAAACTCGCTGAAGGCGTTATCATCGGCAGCGCAATAGTAAGATTGATCGCCGAAGGAAAAGATATCAAAGATTTTGTGAGGAGAATTAAAAAGGGGATCGGGGATTAGGGATTGGTTTTTTTACCGACCCCTGACTACTAACCCCTAACTACTGTCTTTATATGGCCTGGTTTAAGAAAAAAGAACAACCTGCGATTGCAAAGAAGGTCAAAGTCCCGGAAGGGCTCTGGGTAAAGTGCAATTCCTGCAAGGAGATCATCTACCGTAAAGAGGTGGAGAAGAACCTGAAGGTATGCCCTAAATGCAACTACCACTTCAGGATTTCCGCCAAGGAACGTATATCGCTGCTTGTAGACGAAAACAGCTTTGTCGAAATTGGGGAGAACCTGATATCCAAAGACCCCCTCAATTTCAAAGACCAGGTCACATACAGGGACCGTCTCGGCGAGTATCAGAAAAAAACGAGCAACAAAGACGCCGCGATGGCCGGCAGCGCCCTGATAGGCAACCATAAGACAATGCTCGTCGTCCTTGATTTTGAATTTATGGGCGGCAGCATGGGTTCGGTTGTCGGCGAGAAGTTTGTTATGGCCGCTGAAAAGGCCGCCGAAGAGGAATTGCCGTTAATATCCGTTGCCTCATCCGGAGGCGCAAGAATGCACGAAGGGATTATCTCTCTCATGCAGATGGCAAAAACCTCAGCCTCAATAGCAAGGTTTAAAGAAAAACGAATGCCCTTCATATCAATCCTTGCCGATCCGACCTTCGGAGGGGTATCAGCAAGTTTTGCGATGCTGGGAGACATAATGATCGCGGAACCCAAAAGCCTGATAGGCTTTGCTGGACCGAGGGTAATCGAGCAGACGATAAAACAGCAATTGCCCGAGAACTTTCAAACCGCGGAATTCCTGCTCCAGCACGGGATGATCGACATGATCGTCCCCAGAAAAGAGTTGAAGCAGACCATTATTAAACTTTTGTCATTGACCACCGGTAACAGTAACATAGAAAAATAGACACCCTGACCCTCTCCCGCAAGGGGACAGGAACTTTATTTCTACATTATCATGACCACTGATTTTCAAAAATACGACTCGACAGTAAGTTATTTATACAGCCTTCAAAAACACGGAATAAAATTGGGGCTGGAAAATACAAAGAGGCTGATGGGCCTTCTTGGAGGGCCACACAAATCTTTCCGCTCCGTGCATATAGCCGGGACCAACGGAAAAGGTTCCACTTCCGCTGCGATTGCATCCATTCTCAGGGAGAACGGTTTTAAGGTCGGCCTGTTCACCTCTCCTCATCTGGTCAGTTTTACGGAAAGGATACGGGTAAACGATCAGCGCATTGAGGAGTCCGAGGTCATTAATATAGCGGCGATGATTCGCGATCTGCTAACAGGGACTGATCTGAACCCGACTTTTTTTGAGTTTGTCACCGCGATGGCGTTTTACTGCTTTGCGCAAAACAAAGTTGACTGGGCTGTGATTGAGACCGGGATGGGCGGAAGGCTCGACTCTACGAACGTCATTCTTCCTGAGGTAAGCATTATCACCAACATAAGCCTCGACCACTGCGAGTTTCTCGGCGACAGCATCTCTGAGATTACATTTGAGAAGGCAGGCATTATTAAATCAGGGGTGCCGGTTATAACATCCTCGTCAGAGCCTGAGGTTGTTCAACAATTGTCTGACATAGCAGGAAGCCTCGGCTCCGCGGTCCATGTCTACGGCAAGGATTATAAAGGCGCGCTTACCGGGATGGATTACAAACAGATTAACTTTGATTACAGCGGCTATAATAATTACGGCAATCTCTTGATGTCACTGTCCGGGAGATATCAGCTCTACAATGCCTGCACCGCGGTGCGCGCGTGTGAAGTTTTGAGAGAAAAGGGGTTCACCATTTCAGACGCTTCGATCAGGCAGGGCCTGCTCAATATCAAACTCGAAGGCAGGCTGGAAAAGGTGTTGGAGTCGCCGCCCATTTTCATTGACGGCGCTCACAATCCTGAGGCTGCCGCTTCACTTGCTGAATCAGTCCGGGAACTTTTTTCTGATAAGAAAATTATCCTGATAGCCGGGATCATGGACGACAAGGATGTCGATGGGGTATTGAAACCTCTTGTCCAGATCGCTGAATCAGTAATACTGACAAGGCCCAGATATGATCGCGCGGCCTTGCCTGAGAGACTTGAAAACATCATAATCAGCCTAAAGAAATCAGGCATGAATATTACCAATTCGATAACTAAAACCGACACCATCTCCGGGGCCCTGAATATTGCAAAAGACCGGTGCAGTGATGACAATATTATTCTCGTAACCGGGTCGTTCTATACAACTGGAGAAGTGAAAGAGGTATTAGGCAGCACAGGAGTTTTTACAACGTTAAGAGAACAAGTGGAAAATAAGGAAGTGAAAAAGTGAAAGAGTTCGGTGTTTGGAGATTGAAGCTAACTTCCCCTTTTACTAAAGGGGGTTTAACTTTCCTCTTTGCTCTCTGCTCTCTGCTCTTATCATCTCCCTCCGCCTCTGCCGAAGGAATGGCTGATATTACCGCTGACCATATGGAACACCTCGCTCAAACCAATACCTACATTGCAACCGGCTCAGTCAAGATAGTCTTTGAAGATTCCACGCTGACCGCTGATGAGATGTTCCTTGACGGAAATACATCTGATGCTGTTGCCTCAGGCAATGTGGTCCTCGAGGACAAGGATTCTGTCATAAAGGCAGATAAGATTGAAATGAATTTAAAGACCAAACTCGGCGTGGTTTACAACAGCAATATTTTCTACAAGAAACGCAATTTCCACATTCAAAGCGGGAACATTAAAAAGATCGGTGATAAAACTTTCTATTTTGACAGGGCCTCGGTTACGACTTGCGATGCGGAGGTGCCTGCGTGGAGTTTTTCAGGGAGAGACGTCGAGATCACTCAGAACAAAAGTTTAAGCGCGTGGCACGGCACCTTCAATGTCAAAGACTTCCCTGTCCTGTATTCTCCATATACATGGGTGCCTCTTCTTCAAGACCGCCAGACCGGGCTTCTGCAGCCGTCCTTTGGTTACAGCAGCACAAGAGGGCAGTCTTACAGACAGGGGTTCTTCTGGGCCATAAAAGAAAACCAGGACGCGACCATATATCTTGACTATTATTCCGAGCTGGGATTCGCGGAGGGCCTTGATTACCGTTATGCATTAACACCTGAAACATACGGCGAGTTATGGTATTACCGCACGAGAGACAATGAACCTGTCAGAGAGCTCTCGGAATTCAAGTCCTATAATAACGCGGAGCTTCCGTATGATATTTCAAGCTATTTGAAAGTTCACACAGTGAGCGATTTCGATTACTATGAGAGGATGGATTCAACGTCTTTGAACAGGTTCGGGCTGTCATCATGGGGAGCAACGAACCCTTTCGGGTTTGCCTCAGAGGAGAGGTATCAAAAATATCTTGAATCGGACCTGCAGTTGTCCAGGCCTTTTTATAACGGAAGGGTATACCTGCTGGCCCAGACCAGGCAAAGCCTCGAAGGCAGGTCCAATGAAATACCCCAGAGCCTTCCTGAAATAGGCCTCGTGCTTAATACGCAGTCTATGGGAGATTTCTCTTTTAACACATCGCTCAAGGGTGTAAATTTCTGGAGGAGAGACGGGCAGAAAGGCCAGAGGTTTGACATCAACCCGAACCTCTATTTCAGCTATGGCAGGCTGATAAATATCACCCAGAAAATAGGGCTGCGCGATACAGCATATTTCCTGGAAGATCCTGACGTAAGCGAAAACAGATTCATCTATGACCTCAGCACAACATTAACAACAAAGTTCTACAAAAAATACTCTTCGTTGGTCCATATCATCGAGCCGTCGGTGGAATATGAATACATACCTTCAACATTCGATGAGGACATCTCCTTCTTCGATTCTACAGATTCCATTGCTAAAACAAACGGTATCAATTACGCGCTTACTAACAGGGTGTCCGGCCTGGCCCCTTTAAACCTGGAAGCCAGATTCAGGCTTTCGCAGAGCTTCAGCCTGTTTAATGATGACAAAAGATTCTCTCCGGTGCTCGCGGAAGCGGTAATGTCAAGCAATCATGTGACGCTGCAGCTTAATGCTTCATATGATATCGATGAAAGACGGATGTCGGAAAATATCGCCTCTTTGATACTGAGGAACTCGATCGGTTATGTCGGTGTAGGTGAAAATCTCCGGGAAGCCACACAGCTTGATCAAGTTACTTTTGAGACAGGCCTGAGCAATCCTATAAAGTTCTTCAATATATCTCTTCCAATAGATGTAGGAGGGAAAATATGGTATGACCTGAACGGGCACAACACCCAGGAATATGACATCCAGGGCGTTTATTCTCATCAATGCTGGCGCCTGGCGCTTGCCTATATAAAAAGGATCACCGATTACCAGATAATATTTACAATAGAGTTTAAAGGAATAGGCACCATAGGCACTTCAAGCACTACAGGAATGGAAGGTTCAAAGATAGAGCCGATAATGCCGGTAGGGCTGCCGATGGAATATTAAACTCTTTATCCAAAAACGGCAGTTATATCCACAGATTTCACAGATAAAGACAACGATATAAATTAGACAGGCAAATTTTATATATTCACTCAACAGGTTAAAGACAAAAAAACTAATCAGGCTTTTTTAACAAATCTGTGATAATCTGCGTTAATCTGTGGATAATGATTTTTTTATCAATCGTCCTGGAATATCTTTCCGGGATTCAAAATACCATAGGGGTCAAAAGTCTTCTTGATCGCCTTCATCATCTCAATACTTGTTTCTGAAAGCTCCATCCCAAGAAATTGTTTCTTTGTAAGTCCAACGCCATGCTCGCCTGATATTGTCCCTTCCAGACTGAGCGTGGCTTTAAAAATATCCTCAACCGCCTTCCCTGCCCTTTCGTATTCTTCCCTGTCATTCTTGTCCGTCATCACATTGACGTGAATATTTCCATCGCCTGCATGGCCGAAGTTTACTATTTTCAGATTGTATCTTTCAGAGATTTCCCTCAATGACTGAAGCATCTCAGGTATCCTTCCGCGGGGCACAACGATGTC is a window of Nitrospirota bacterium DNA encoding:
- a CDS encoding acetyl-CoA carboxylase carboxyltransferase subunit beta encodes the protein MAWFKKKEQPAIAKKVKVPEGLWVKCNSCKEIIYRKEVEKNLKVCPKCNYHFRISAKERISLLVDENSFVEIGENLISKDPLNFKDQVTYRDRLGEYQKKTSNKDAAMAGSALIGNHKTMLVVLDFEFMGGSMGSVVGEKFVMAAEKAAEEELPLISVASSGGARMHEGIISLMQMAKTSASIARFKEKRMPFISILADPTFGGVSASFAMLGDIMIAEPKSLIGFAGPRVIEQTIKQQLPENFQTAEFLLQHGMIDMIVPRKELKQTIIKLLSLTTGNSNIEK
- a CDS encoding bifunctional folylpolyglutamate synthase/dihydrofolate synthase, whose protein sequence is MTTDFQKYDSTVSYLYSLQKHGIKLGLENTKRLMGLLGGPHKSFRSVHIAGTNGKGSTSAAIASILRENGFKVGLFTSPHLVSFTERIRVNDQRIEESEVINIAAMIRDLLTGTDLNPTFFEFVTAMAFYCFAQNKVDWAVIETGMGGRLDSTNVILPEVSIITNISLDHCEFLGDSISEITFEKAGIIKSGVPVITSSSEPEVVQQLSDIAGSLGSAVHVYGKDYKGALTGMDYKQINFDYSGYNNYGNLLMSLSGRYQLYNACTAVRACEVLREKGFTISDASIRQGLLNIKLEGRLEKVLESPPIFIDGAHNPEAAASLAESVRELFSDKKIILIAGIMDDKDVDGVLKPLVQIAESVILTRPRYDRAALPERLENIIISLKKSGMNITNSITKTDTISGALNIAKDRCSDDNIILVTGSFYTTGEVKEVLGSTGVFTTLREQVENKEVKK
- a CDS encoding tryptophan synthase subunit alpha, with product MSRITKTFINLRSSGKKALIPYIMTGDPSLEATKKLVADIGEAGADIIELGVPFSDPLADGPTIQRAHERALQNGVTLRKVLALVKEIRQSSEVPLILMTYYNPVFKFGIEAFAREASVAGVDGVIIPDLIPDEADDFIKAARQFKLDTIFLLAPTSTLDRIKKVVKAATGFIYYVSITGITGAKLSIGDPMKDTLEIIRSNTSKPVAVGFGISTPEEAAAVSKLAEGVIIGSAIVRLIAEGKDIKDFVRRIKKGIGD
- a CDS encoding LPS-assembly protein LptD: MADITADHMEHLAQTNTYIATGSVKIVFEDSTLTADEMFLDGNTSDAVASGNVVLEDKDSVIKADKIEMNLKTKLGVVYNSNIFYKKRNFHIQSGNIKKIGDKTFYFDRASVTTCDAEVPAWSFSGRDVEITQNKSLSAWHGTFNVKDFPVLYSPYTWVPLLQDRQTGLLQPSFGYSSTRGQSYRQGFFWAIKENQDATIYLDYYSELGFAEGLDYRYALTPETYGELWYYRTRDNEPVRELSEFKSYNNAELPYDISSYLKVHTVSDFDYYERMDSTSLNRFGLSSWGATNPFGFASEERYQKYLESDLQLSRPFYNGRVYLLAQTRQSLEGRSNEIPQSLPEIGLVLNTQSMGDFSFNTSLKGVNFWRRDGQKGQRFDINPNLYFSYGRLINITQKIGLRDTAYFLEDPDVSENRFIYDLSTTLTTKFYKKYSSLVHIIEPSVEYEYIPSTFDEDISFFDSTDSIAKTNGINYALTNRVSGLAPLNLEARFRLSQSFSLFNDDKRFSPVLAEAVMSSNHVTLQLNASYDIDERRMSENIASLILRNSIGYVGVGENLREATQLDQVTFETGLSNPIKFFNISLPIDVGGKIWYDLNGHNTQEYDIQGVYSHQCWRLALAYIKRITDYQIIFTIEFKGIGTIGTSSTTGMEGSKIEPIMPVGLPMEY